CGCGGATGCGGTCTCGGCCCTGGCCTCGGACGAGGCGCAGGCCTTGGGCGGGGGCCAGACTCTGATCCCGACGCTCAAGCAGCGCTTGGCCAGTCCCGAGACGCTCGTCAGCCTCAGCGGCATCGACGAGATGAAAGGCATCTGCCGTGACGATGCGGGGCGGCTGTGCATCGGCGGGGCCACGACCCATGCCGAAGTGGCCGCCGATGGCAGCTACCCCGCGCTGTCGGCCATGGCGTCGCACATCGGCGATCCGGCGGTGCGCAACCGCGGCACGATCGGCGGCTCGGTTGCCAATAACGACCCGGCCGCGTGCTACCCGTCTGCGGTGCTGGGCTCCGGTGCGACCGTGGTCACCAACACGCGCGAGATCGCGGCGGACGACTACTTCCAGGGCATGTTCACCACCGCGCTGGAAGAAGGCGAAATCGTCACCGAGGTGAAATTCCCGGTGCCGGAGAAGGCGAATTACCAGAAGTTCGTGCAACCCGCCTCGCGCTTTGCGCTGGTGGGGGTCTTTGTCGCCAAATTCGCCGATGGCGTGCGGGTGGCTGTGACCGGCGCTTCCGAGGACGGCGTGTTCCGCTGGACCGAAGCGGAAGAGGCGCTGTCGGCGAATTTCGCCGCATCGGCGCTGGACGGGCTGGATGTTTCGGCGGACGGGATGATCTCGGACCTGCACGGCACCGGTGCGTATCGCGCGCATTTGGTGAAGGTGATGACCGGCAGGGCCGTCGCGGCCTGTTAAGGAGGCAATTTCTCTGTGAGAAATTGCGACCAAATCCTTATGAAGGATTTGCGATCAGACTTTTCATAAAAGTCTGATCACCCCATCGCGCGCCGCGCCACGCGGCGCGCGTTTAGGAAAGCTGCAACAAAAGCCGCCGTCATCAGCAGCACAATCGTCGGCGCAGGCGCGCTGTCGAGAAAGAAACTCGCGTAAACCCCCAGCACTGACGAGACAGTGGCGATTCCCATCGACAACCACAGCATCACGCCGAAGCGTTTCGTCAGCAGAAACGCAATCGCGCCCGGCGCCACGAGAAATGCAATCGCCAGGATGATCCCCACCGCGGTCAGCGCCGCGACGACCACAAGCGAGATCACCGCCAGCAGCCCGAAATGCAGCGCCCGCACCGGCAGGCCCTGGGCGCGGGCCTGTTGCTCGTCAAAGGCATGCAGCAGCAGATCGCGCCAGAAGAACGCCATCAGCGCCGTGACCA
The nucleotide sequence above comes from Litoreibacter ponti. Encoded proteins:
- a CDS encoding FAD binding domain-containing protein, giving the protein MYNFELTRPSTIADAVSALASDEAQALGGGQTLIPTLKQRLASPETLVSLSGIDEMKGICRDDAGRLCIGGATTHAEVAADGSYPALSAMASHIGDPAVRNRGTIGGSVANNDPAACYPSAVLGSGATVVTNTREIAADDYFQGMFTTALEEGEIVTEVKFPVPEKANYQKFVQPASRFALVGVFVAKFADGVRVAVTGASEDGVFRWTEAEEALSANFAASALDGLDVSADGMISDLHGTGAYRAHLVKVMTGRAVAAC